A genomic stretch from Hemicordylus capensis ecotype Gifberg chromosome 5, rHemCap1.1.pri, whole genome shotgun sequence includes:
- the LOC128327229 gene encoding carboxypeptidase A1-like, protein MKAVLILGFLVAAAFSKKLFAGDQVLRIRASDEEQLALLKELEGWEDLQIDFWLSPSKLNLPVDMRVPFQSLQAVKIFLESKGIPYSILIKDLQDLLDKEKEDMLLARKSDRSTGKFSFSAYHTIEEIYSWMDDFVAENPELVSKIQIGQSYEGRPIYVLKFSTGGEKRPAIWIDTGIHSREWITQATGLWTANKIASEFGKDASLTAILDSVDIFLEIVTNPDGFAYTHSTNRMWRKTRSINHGSSCIGVDPNRNWDAGFGGPGSSSNPCAETYHGAFPHSESEVKSIVDFILDHGNVKSVISIHSYSQMLMFPYGYKPEPAPDHQELNDLAREAVLALTAVDDTEYTFGSTIDTIYQADGTTIDWSYDNGVKYSYTFELRDKGRYGFILPADQIIPTAEETWVALMKIMEHVRDHPY, encoded by the exons ATGAAGGCAGTGCTGATTCTTGGCTTCCTTGTAGCTGCAGCCTTCAGCAAGAAGCTCTTTGCTGG agaCCAGGTTCTCCGCATCAGAGCAAGCGAtgaagagcagctggccctccTGAAGGAACTGGAGGGATGGGAGGATTTACAG ATTGACTTCTGGCTAAGTCCATCTAAGCTGAACCTCCCAGTGGACATGAGAGTCCCCTTCCAGAGCCTCCAAGCCGTCAAGATCTTCTTGGAGTCGAAGGGCATTCCATATTCTATCCTGATCAAAGACCTTCAG GATTTGCTGGATAAAGAAAAAGAAGACATGCTGCTCGCTAGGAAATCTGACAGGAGCACAGGGAAATTCAGCTTCTCTGCCTATCACACCATAGAAGAG ATCTACAGCTGGATGGATGATTTTGTGGCTGAAAACCCAGAACTGGTCAGCAAAATCCAGATTGGGCAGAGCTATGAAGGACGGCCAATCTACGTTCTGAAG TTCAGCACAGGAGGGGAGAAGCGCCCCGCCATCTGGATTGACACTGGAATTCACTCTCGTGAATGGATCACTCAGGCGACAGGGCTGTGGACAGCTAACAAG ATAGCCAGTGAATTTGGCAAGGATGCCTCGTTGACTGCCATCCTAGATTCTGTGGACATCTTCTTGGAGATCGTCACTAACCCTGATGGGTTTGCTTACACTCACAGCACG AACCGCATGTGGCGCAAGACTCGATCAATCAATCATGGATCATCCTGCATTGGAGTGGACCCCAACCGAAACTGGGATGCCGGGTTTGGAG GTCCTGGATCCAGCAGCAACCCCTGTGCAGAAACCTACCACGGGGCCTTCCCTCACTCGGAGAGTGAAGTGAAATCCATTGTGGACTTCATCCTAGACCATGGAAATGTGAAATCCGTGATCTCCATCCACAGCTATTCCCAGATGCTGATGTTCCCCTATGGCTATAAGCCAGAGCCTGCTCCTGACCATCAGGAACTG AATGACCTCGCTCGAGAAGCTGTATTGGCCTTAACTGCGGTAGATGATACAGAATACACCTTTGGTAGTACGATTGACACCATAT ACCAGGCTGATGGAACCACCATTGACTGGAGCTACGACAATGGAGTCAAGTATTCCTACACTTTTGAACTGAGGGACAAGGGCCGCTATGGCTTTATCCTGCCTGCTGATCAGATCATCCCAACGGCAGAAGAAACCTGGGTAGCACTCATGAAGATCATGGAACATGTGCGGGACCACCCTTATTAA